CGTTTGCTTTATAGCGATGTTTTAGCAAACAATAGCAAGAAGGGAATAGAATAATTGGGTCAAGGAGTATAACAATAAAGGCGATATGGGTAAAATAAGCGAACTAAAAAATGAGGGAGATTAATATGGACGTTAGTTTGCTTCTGGAATATGGATGGGTTTTATTCGTTCTTATTTTACTCGAAGGTATTCTTGCAGCCGATAACGCTTTAGTTTTGGCAATTATGGTGAAAAATCTGCCTGAAAAGCAGAGAAAGAAAGCATTATTTTACGGGCTGGCTGGAGCTTTTGTGTTTCGCTTTGCATCATTATTTGCTATTTCTTTTTTGATTGATGTTTGGCAGGTACAGGCTATAGGTGCCCTTTATTTACTCTTTATGTCCGGAAATCATATCGTTCGTAAAGTTTGGCTGAAGAAAGAAGAAACACCTGATGAAAAAGCAAAGAAAAAGAAGATAACTACGGGAAGCTTTTGGGGAACTGTTTTAAAAGTTGAAGTGGCTGATATAGCTTTTGCCGTAGATTCGATTTTAGCAGCTGTTGCTCTTGCAGTAACACTGCCTAACACACCTCTTCCGACAATTGGGGGACTTGATGGCGGGAAATTTATTGTTATATTGTCAGGAGGACTAATTGGAGTAATCATCATGCGTTTTGCAGCCACTTTTTTCGTGAAACTGCTGAAAAAACGCCCTGGTCTTGAAATTGCAGCTTTTATTATAGTTGGATGGGTTGGAATAAAACTTTCCATTTATACATTGTCACATCCTGCATTAGGTGTACTGCCAGAAGAGTTTGCGGAATCAACCCCCTGG
This DNA window, taken from Alteribacillus bidgolensis, encodes the following:
- a CDS encoding TerC family protein, with translation MDVSLLLEYGWVLFVLILLEGILAADNALVLAIMVKNLPEKQRKKALFYGLAGAFVFRFASLFAISFLIDVWQVQAIGALYLLFMSGNHIVRKVWLKKEETPDEKAKKKKITTGSFWGTVLKVEVADIAFAVDSILAAVALAVTLPNTPLPTIGGLDGGKFIVILSGGLIGVIIMRFAATFFVKLLKKRPGLEIAAFIIVGWVGIKLSIYTLSHPALGVLPEEFAESTPWKITFYVVLVLIALGGWFLSKEKSVEENENPI